In the Methylophilus sp. 5 genome, one interval contains:
- a CDS encoding NADP-dependent oxidoreductase — protein sequence MRALILKRYGKSDQLAFTDIAKPAIHPDEILVQVHAAGLNPIDYMIPKGAFKPILKFKPPAVMGSDLAGVVVEVGSRVTRFKTGDAVYASIFDLGTGSLAEYAAVPESAAAIKPETLNFIQAASIPMVGLTAWQALKERAHIQPGQQAFIPAGSGGIGTFAIQLAKYLGAKVATTTSTSNVALVRHLGADEVIDYKTQAFEKLLHGYDVVLGTVKGDSIEKSLQILKPDSQVISLIGPPDAAFARKRGMGMLMKLIFGLISHKIIRLAKKRDIEYSFMFVHPDGQQLSEIGKLLDAGHIQPVVDQVFSFDKTIEALAYLETGRAKGKVVVSLI from the coding sequence ATGAGAGCACTTATCCTGAAACGCTACGGCAAATCCGATCAACTGGCATTTACTGACATTGCAAAGCCCGCCATACACCCTGATGAAATATTGGTTCAGGTGCATGCGGCAGGCTTAAATCCAATTGACTATATGATTCCCAAGGGGGCATTCAAGCCGATACTTAAATTCAAGCCCCCTGCGGTGATGGGCAGCGACCTGGCTGGGGTTGTGGTGGAGGTCGGGAGCCGTGTGACCCGCTTTAAAACGGGGGATGCGGTATATGCCAGCATATTTGATTTAGGCACGGGATCCCTCGCTGAATATGCTGCTGTTCCTGAAAGCGCTGCGGCCATCAAACCAGAAACGCTAAATTTCATCCAGGCTGCTTCGATCCCCATGGTGGGACTCACTGCCTGGCAAGCACTTAAAGAACGCGCGCATATTCAGCCCGGACAGCAGGCATTCATACCGGCTGGTTCCGGTGGGATCGGCACATTCGCGATCCAGCTAGCCAAATACCTGGGTGCCAAAGTGGCAACGACGACGAGCACAAGCAATGTGGCACTCGTGCGACATCTGGGTGCAGATGAAGTTATTGATTACAAAACGCAGGCCTTCGAAAAATTACTACATGGTTACGATGTGGTGTTAGGGACAGTAAAAGGCGATAGCATTGAAAAGTCACTGCAAATTCTCAAACCCGACAGCCAGGTGATCTCGTTAATTGGCCCGCCAGACGCGGCTTTTGCCCGCAAAAGAGGCATGGGGATGTTAATGAAACTGATCTTTGGCTTAATCAGCCACAAAATCATCAGGCTCGCCAAAAAGCGCGACATTGAATACAGCTTTATGTTCGTGCATCCAGATGGCCAGCAACTGTCTGAAATCGGTAAATTGCTTGACGCTGGGCATATTCAGCCCGTGGTGGACCAGGTCTTTTCGTTCGACAAAACCATAGAGGCTCTCGCTTATTTGGAGACTGGCCGAGCCAAGGGAAAAGTAGTTGTTAGTTTGATTTAA
- a CDS encoding TetR/AcrR family transcriptional regulator, whose product MSNQSVKKNKATRKEMSHARILETAAKAIRRSGYSGTGVADIMKEAGLTHGGFYAHFASRDEMLAEAASLAGAETIAIVEQVFAKTPREQRLWALMNAYLSNEHIANIDMGCSFAALGSEMHRQAPEVRAASTQRIKEMINLIEGQLPHASQSDAYAEALLMVSTMVGTLMLARAVDDAELAEAFRQAALQHYAPQHS is encoded by the coding sequence ATGAGCAATCAGTCTGTGAAAAAAAATAAGGCCACGCGCAAAGAAATGAGCCATGCGCGCATTTTAGAAACGGCTGCCAAGGCAATACGTAGAAGTGGCTACAGCGGCACCGGTGTCGCCGATATTATGAAAGAGGCTGGTCTGACACATGGCGGGTTTTATGCGCATTTTGCCTCTAGGGATGAAATGCTGGCTGAAGCTGCAAGCCTGGCTGGTGCAGAAACGATCGCCATTGTCGAACAAGTTTTCGCCAAAACGCCACGAGAGCAACGCTTGTGGGCATTGATGAATGCGTATTTATCCAATGAACACATTGCAAATATAGACATGGGATGTTCTTTCGCCGCACTGGGTTCTGAAATGCATAGGCAAGCACCTGAAGTCAGGGCTGCTTCTACTCAACGAATCAAGGAAATGATTAATTTAATCGAAGGTCAATTACCTCATGCCAGTCAATCTGATGCCTATGCTGAAGCACTTCTGATGGTATCCACGATGGTTGGTACGCTTATGCTGGCGCGTGCGGTGGATGATGCTGAACTAGCTGAGGCCTTTCGACAAGCGGCACTTCAACACTATGCACCGCAACATAGTTGA